A stretch of Candidatus Purcelliella pentastirinorum DNA encodes these proteins:
- the fabZ gene encoding 3-hydroxyacyl-ACP dehydratase FabZ gives MSTKIHDLNIEEILKLLPHRYPFLLIDRIIYIIPHMSLKGIKNVSFNEPFFQGHFPSKKIFPGVLILETMAQATGILAFKSLGELKVGELYYFAGVDNARFKCPVVPGDQLIIKVYFDKTRCGLTKFKGIAYVKNKVVCEADIMCSRSK, from the coding sequence TTGAGTACTAAAATTCATGATTTGAATATTGAAGAAATTTTAAAATTATTACCTCATCGTTATCCATTTTTGTTAATAGATCGTATTATTTACATAATCCCTCATATGTCTTTAAAAGGAATTAAAAATGTTTCTTTTAATGAACCATTTTTTCAAGGGCATTTTCCTAGTAAAAAGATATTTCCTGGAGTATTAATTTTAGAAACTATGGCTCAAGCAACAGGTATTTTAGCATTTAAAAGTTTAGGGGAATTAAAAGTGGGAGAATTATATTATTTTGCTGGTGTTGATAATGCTAGATTTAAATGCCCTGTTGTGCCTGGAGATCAATTGATAATTAAAGTTTATTTTGATAAAACCCGTTGTGGTTTAACTAAATTTAAGGGTATTGCTTATGTAAAAAATAAAGTTGTTTGTGAAGCGGATATTATGTGTTCACGAAGTAAATAA